Genomic segment of Verrucomicrobiota bacterium:
CAGGTAGGGCGCGTCCGTCCCGGCGCGGCGCCGGAGCATGATGTTTTGCATCCCGTGGGCGGCGGGCTGGGACAGGCCCGCCCTACCAACAACATCGGGATACACGGGAACCACCGGCAGTGTATCCACAGGTTGTCGGTGTTGCGCGCGGCAGCGCCGGAGCGTGGCGTTCACCCGCGTGTGGCGCAGGCTGCCCAGCCTGCCGTATCGCCGGAAGCCCGTCGGCCCGGCGGGAGAAGAACGAGACCCTTCCATGCTCTCCACGCGCCGGGTTCCCTTCGTCTCCCCGCAGGCTGGGCAGCCTGCGCTACAGCAGACAGGGCTGTCTGCGTTACCCCGACAACCCGGTCACCCACAACCTCTGGATGCACCGAACCACGGGTCATGGCCATTTCACGCCCTCCCGGGTTAACGCGTGCAAGAATTCCTCCAGGTTGGTGTATCCGTCTTGGTTGGAATCTTGGGATGAATCGTTCGGATCGGACGGGTTCAATCCTCGCTCCTTTTCCCAGGAGTCTGCCATTCCATCGCCGTCTGTGTCCGCGTAAGGAATGCCGGATTCCAGGCGTGGATACCCCCCGACTTCCGACGGATGGTCGATGATGCGTCCGCGTCCATCCCGCACTTCCGCCACGATGCGTTGGTCCACCTGATCCCGGGCTGGACGCGTGGCTCCGGCGCAGGAAAGCACCGATTCGAAAAATCTGGACGGATCGGGTTCGGCGCTGGAGGGCGAGGGGAATGGGGTGGAGGCTCGATACTCGGTGCCAGGGGCATTCGTGGTCCATCCAACCGAGGCCATTTCCCAATCTGTGGCGGCGGTCAATCCGCCGCGGAGTCCGCGATTTCCCGCCAGATACAGTCGGGGTCGGCCGCGGGTCGCATGAATCACGATCTCCTGCGGTGTGGACCGGGAAGATGGACCGCGTTTGAAAAGGTTTCCCTTGAAATTGAGAAAGGAATTCGAGTCTTGGTCCAGGATTTCGGCGGGGATTTCTCCCCAATTATAGATCACATTGTGGGAAAACTCGTGGGTTCCTCCATCGCTGATGAGGGGGTTTCGAAACCCAATGTGCGCCAGCAAACAATGATGAACGGTCACGTTGTAGGAGTGGTTGCCGAGGAGCAAACCGGCACTGTGGGTATGCTTGCTGTGACGGCTGCGATTCAAAGCCTCGCTGAAAATGCAGTGGGAGAAGGTGATGTCGTGGGCTCCAAACCAGGTGCTCGACAATTCGTCCTCACTCCAACTCGCCGAGATGTGATCCAAGACCACGCGATGAGCACCCGTTGGTTTGCCGTTGCCGCCCAAGACCTGCAGCGCGTCATTGGTGTCGGGCTTGACGCTGCCTTCGCGTCCAGGACGCACCCGCAGGTGCTGCACCAGCACGTCATGGGTGAGAATGACCAGGCCCGCGTGCTTCAAGCAAATGCCCCCGCCAGGAGCCGTTTGCCCGGCGACAGTCACAAACGGCTCCCAAATTTGCAATTCGCTCTCCAATTCGATGATTCCGCCCACACGAAAAACGATGGTCCTGGGCCCGGGGGAGTTGAGAACCGACCGCAAGGAGCCGGGGCCT
This window contains:
- a CDS encoding pectate lyase, with translation MSALLIVAWCGTIGLSLVRNLVAEKPPPNPSTPRTWREPSGLPVFPGATGFGTRTVAGRGGKVLWVTTLEDQGPGSLRSVLNSPGPRTIVFRVGGIIELESELQIWEPFVTVAGQTAPGGGICLKHAGLVILTHDVLVQHLRVRPGREGSVKPDTNDALQVLGGNGKPTGAHRVVLDHISASWSEDELSSTWFGAHDITFSHCIFSEALNRSRHSKHTHSAGLLLGNHSYNVTVHHCLLAHIGFRNPLISDGGTHEFSHNVIYNWGEIPAEILDQDSNSFLNFKGNLFKRGPSSRSTPQEIVIHATRGRPRLYLAGNRGLRGGLTAATDWEMASVGWTTNAPGTEYRASTPFPSPSSAEPDPSRFFESVLSCAGATRPARDQVDQRIVAEVRDGRGRIIDHPSEVGGYPRLESGIPYADTDGDGMADSWEKERGLNPSDPNDSSQDSNQDGYTNLEEFLHALTREGVKWP